From Mytilus edulis chromosome 9, xbMytEdul2.2, whole genome shotgun sequence, the proteins below share one genomic window:
- the LOC139488435 gene encoding uncharacterized protein, which produces MLPTAPAVRSVVLDFERATWVATRKVLPTVSIRGCAFHWGQAVWRKCQRLGLQVAYSKQDNVHRFIRQLMALPYLPKEHIPAAFQKLKSRIQPNNRMYRLLTYIQRRWIDSTIFPISAWTVFGQPIRTNNDVEGWHNRLNRKAKGASLHLYVMLKVLSDEARYLPMQIQLVSEHKLTRYQRAATKRSQSKLMELWDSYRSQQLTVSQLMSSVALIVVPSID; this is translated from the exons ATGCTTCCAACTGCCCCTGCTGTCCGTAGTGTTGTGCTTGACTTCGAGCGTGCTACATGGGTTGCCACAAGAAAGGTTCTGCCAACAGTTTCTATCAGAGGCTGTGCTTTCCACTGGGGCCAAGCAGTGTGGCGGAAATGTCAGAGATTGGGTTTAcag GTCGCCTACTCTAAGCAAGACAACGTTCACCGGTTTATCCGTCAATTGATGGCTCTTCCCTATCTACCAAAAGAGCACATTCCAGCAGCCTTCCAAAAGCTTAAAAGTAGGATCCAGCCTAACAACCGCATGTACCGCCTGCTGACATACATTCAACGCAGATGGATAGACAGCACCATCTTCCCCATCAGTGCTTGGACTGTTTTTGGCCAACCCATTCGTACTAACAACGACGTGGAAGGCTGGCACAACAGACTAAACCGCAAGGCCAAGGGTGCCAGCCTTCACTTGTATGTGATGCTGAAAGTATTGAGTGATGAAGCCAGATACCTACCCATGCAGATACAGTTAGTGTCGGAGCACAAACTGACGCGCTACCAAAGAGCAGCCACAAAGAGGTCCCAGTCCAAGCTGATGGAGCTGTGGGACAGCTACAGAAGCCAGCAACTAACAGTAAGCCAGCTGATGTCATCCGTTGCTCTTATCGTTGTGCCGTCCATTGACTAG
- the LOC139488434 gene encoding monocarboxylate transporter 12-like: protein MKDRDESVKSIHERTTDGDKKVHSSRRWVIVFSAFVINIIVDGCLFSFGVIYVQFLEEFKETRSNTAWIGSMLDSAPMLFGPVASIITKRIGFRKATILGGLIGFAGFIASTFVNSIEALCLTFGLIAGFGISIPYLNSVVVVTAYFEKKRTIATGFSQSGAGLGTLIFAPLYEFLIQQYGWRGALTIIGGILLQTIPCGAVFRNVNDFVDIEDEEIITENPLENNIMTEKENLESIDVTAKFIEKSTARNTDNESKKSVSLARNIYKNILRKFSMLKDINFLLFTCSLFIVYFWYDLPYNFTVDRMHGFGYSTKKGSYIVAVIGASHIVGNILFGFLGSKNENLDFIFIAEVYVSGE from the coding sequence ATGAAGGACAGAGATGAAAGTGTAAAGAGTATACATGAACGTACTACAGATGGTGATAAGAAAGTACACAGTAGTAGGCGTTGGGTGATAGTATTCTCAGCTTTTGTCATCAATATAATAGTTGACGGATGTCTGTTTTCTTTCGGTGTAATCTATGTACAATTCCTGGAAGAATTTAAAGAAACCAGGAGTAACACCGCTTGGATAGGTTCTATGTTAGATTCAGCTCCGATGTTATTTGGTCCAGTTGCTAGTATTATCACTAAACGTATTGGGTTTAGAAAAGCGACAATATTAGGTGGTTTAATAGGCTTCGCTGGATTTATAGCCAGTACTTTTGTTAATTCGATTGAGGCCTTATGTTTGACTTTTGGACTTATAGCTGGATTCGGAATATCTATACCTTACCTCAATTCAGTGGTAGTCGTAACGGCCTATTTTGAAAAGAAGAGAACGATCGCAACGGGATTTTCTCAGAGTGGTGCCGGACTTGGAACTCTCATATTTGCTCCACTATATGAATTCCTTATACAGCAGTATGGTTGGCGAGGAGCTCTTACTATAATTGGCGGTATTTTATTGCAAACAATACCATGCGGTGCAGTTTTCAGAAATGTCAATGATTTTGTTGACATAGAAGACGAAGAAATCATCACCGAAAACCCATTAGAAAACAATATCATGACAGAAAAAGAAAACCTTGAATCCATAGATGTAACAGCAAAATTCATTGAAAAATCTACTGCCAGAAATACGGACAACGAATCAAAAAAAAGCGTGTCATTAGCTAGAAacatttacaaaaacattttgcgtaaattttcaatgttaaaaGATATTAATTTCCTACTGTTTACATGTTCCTTGTTTATTGTTTACTTTTGGTATGATCTACCGTATAATTTTACAGTTGACCGGATGCATGGTTTTGGATATTCTACAAAGAAAGGATCATATATAGTAGCTGTCATCGGTGCTTCTCATATTGTTGGTAATATACTATTTGGTTTCCTAGGCAGCAAAAACGAAAATTTAGATTTTATCTTTATTGCGGAAGTTTATGTATCTGGGGAGTAA